AAGAGAAGCCAAAAATCACAGCGCCCCAGAGAGTGTCAATGAGAGCGACTGACCAATCCCATTTTTCGATTAGAGCCAAATTAGTAAAATTGTAAAATCCATAAACAAGTAAACCAAACAAAGCTCCTCGCAAAAGAACTGAAAGGGAACTTTGAGCCGGAACATTTAATACAAAGAAAGTAACAAGAGCCGCCATCGAGATGT
This region of Candidatus Paceibacterota bacterium genomic DNA includes:
- a CDS encoding DUF2177 family protein, with translation MNTIKIFFASIIAIAALDLLWVGFIANSFYYNHLSTILRLNPEGAVSPRILPVILIYISMAALVTFFVLNVPAQSSLSVLLRGALFGLLVYGFYNFTNLALIEKWDWSVALIDTLWGAVIFGFSSFLVAKFVA